Proteins found in one Actinokineospora alba genomic segment:
- a CDS encoding Ldh family oxidoreductase produces MTDLDLAPPSTRVRVPKEDLLAFTAAVFTANGVPSGRARAAATALCHGDLTGAASHGLANLTRIYLPLLSSGRSRPDAEPRVLTDLGATVLLDAQGALGLWLAGEAMDLAAERAARHGIGMVSVRGATHFGCAGPHALRAVERGMIGVVAANCGHQRIARPPGGRVPMLGTNPLSVAAPAGDHPPFLLDMSTTTAPTGKVRAAARAGEPIPAGWLADDTGAPVTDPARFDTGEAHLTWLGGTGSAEYKGFGLGLMVEVLAALVPGAGVGPSPAALAADRAPDDDIGLLLLAIAPGALREPGGFQRDAGSLFGSILGCPPLRPGDSVSYPGCPEAQHAAEAAELGVPLDHDVYAELRSVADRFGLRLPEEC; encoded by the coding sequence ATGACCGACCTTGACCTCGCGCCTCCCTCGACCCGGGTCAGGGTGCCGAAGGAAGACCTGCTGGCGTTCACGGCGGCGGTCTTCACCGCCAACGGCGTCCCCAGCGGACGCGCGAGAGCGGCGGCGACGGCGCTGTGTCATGGCGACCTCACGGGCGCGGCGTCGCACGGGCTGGCCAACCTGACCCGGATCTACCTGCCGCTGCTGTCGTCGGGCCGGTCGCGGCCCGACGCCGAGCCGCGGGTGCTCACCGACCTCGGCGCCACGGTTCTGCTCGACGCCCAAGGCGCGCTCGGCCTGTGGCTCGCGGGCGAGGCGATGGACCTCGCGGCCGAGCGGGCGGCGCGACACGGCATCGGGATGGTGTCCGTGCGCGGCGCGACGCACTTCGGCTGCGCGGGTCCGCACGCGCTGCGCGCGGTCGAGCGCGGGATGATCGGCGTGGTCGCCGCCAACTGCGGCCACCAGCGCATCGCCCGCCCACCGGGTGGCCGGGTCCCGATGCTGGGCACCAATCCGCTCAGCGTCGCGGCCCCCGCGGGTGATCACCCGCCGTTCCTGCTGGACATGAGCACGACCACCGCGCCGACCGGCAAGGTGCGGGCGGCGGCGCGCGCGGGCGAGCCGATCCCGGCGGGCTGGCTCGCCGACGACACCGGCGCCCCCGTCACCGACCCGGCCCGGTTCGACACCGGCGAGGCCCACCTGACGTGGCTGGGCGGGACGGGATCGGCCGAGTACAAGGGTTTCGGGCTCGGGCTGATGGTGGAGGTGCTCGCCGCGCTGGTGCCCGGCGCGGGCGTGGGGCCCTCGCCCGCGGCGCTGGCCGCGGACCGCGCGCCGGACGACGACATCGGCCTGCTGCTGCTGGCCATCGCGCCCGGCGCGCTGCGCGAGCCCGGCGGGTTCCAGCGCGACGCCGGTTCGCTGTTCGGGTCCATCCTGGGCTGCCCGCCGCTGCGCCCCGGCGACTCCGTCTCCTACCCGGGCTGCCCCGAGGCTCAGCACGCCGCCGAGGCCGCCGAACTGGGTGTCCCGCTCGACCACGACGTCTACGCCGAGCTGCGATCGGTCGCCGACCGCTTCGGCCTGCGCCTGCCGGAGGAGTGCTGA
- a CDS encoding DUF6917 domain-containing protein: MVEDGDKRSVAGVLVKVLVHSRDDRGMRLEEFASRCVRQGEVHELVTTDHGVDDPSIDRVGFLGFTEISHGGVIDRGDEVRIGGKLVGTVLGFDACHFPNHYNILIHRETPVTGQDIALRPESAVHFVQSAGK; encoded by the coding sequence ATGGTCGAGGACGGCGACAAGCGTTCCGTGGCGGGCGTGCTGGTCAAGGTGCTGGTGCACAGCCGCGACGACCGGGGCATGCGGCTGGAGGAGTTCGCCAGCCGCTGCGTGCGCCAGGGTGAGGTGCACGAACTGGTGACCACCGACCACGGCGTCGACGACCCCAGCATCGACCGGGTGGGCTTCCTCGGGTTCACCGAGATCTCCCACGGCGGCGTCATCGACCGGGGCGACGAGGTGCGCATCGGCGGGAAGCTCGTCGGCACGGTCCTCGGGTTCGACGCCTGCCATTTCCCCAACCACTACAACATCCTGATCCACCGCGAGACGCCCGTGACCGGCCAGGACATCGCGTTGCGGCCGGAGTCGGCCGTCCACTTCGTCCAGTCCGCGGGCAAATGA
- a CDS encoding sugar phosphate isomerase/epimerase family protein, whose amino-acid sequence MSLPVLAGIGDEAGPELADQVAAIAALEWDAIELRTVGGTAIADLDDRAFDLVAATLAERGLHTVCVDSRIGDWSSTITGDFGRDLEELRTLGPRCAALGTRYVRIMSYPNGGLADAEWERRVLRRVRELAARAEQHGLVLLHENCAGWAGANAKHALDLLAEADSPALRLLFDTGNGVAYGYSGLAMLTELVEHVAHVHIKDGADGLFGPAWTIPGQGDAQVAACLELLAANGYQGALSIEPHLNLVPHSDGGGTGSADGFIAAGLALESLLFDADR is encoded by the coding sequence ATGTCGCTGCCGGTCCTCGCGGGGATCGGCGACGAAGCCGGACCCGAACTCGCCGACCAGGTGGCCGCCATCGCCGCACTGGAGTGGGACGCCATCGAACTGCGCACGGTCGGCGGCACCGCGATCGCCGACCTCGACGACCGCGCGTTCGACCTGGTGGCGGCCACGCTCGCCGAGCGCGGCCTGCACACCGTGTGCGTCGACTCCCGCATCGGCGACTGGTCGAGCACGATCACCGGCGACTTCGGCCGCGACCTGGAGGAACTGCGCACCCTCGGCCCCCGCTGCGCCGCGCTAGGCACCCGGTACGTGCGGATCATGTCGTACCCGAACGGCGGACTGGCCGACGCGGAGTGGGAGCGCCGGGTGCTGCGCCGCGTCCGCGAACTGGCCGCGCGGGCCGAACAGCACGGACTGGTCCTGCTGCACGAGAACTGCGCGGGCTGGGCGGGCGCGAACGCGAAGCACGCGCTGGACCTGCTGGCCGAGGCGGACAGCCCGGCGCTGCGGCTGCTGTTCGACACCGGCAACGGCGTGGCCTACGGGTATTCGGGTCTCGCGATGCTCACCGAGCTGGTCGAGCACGTCGCGCACGTCCACATCAAGGACGGCGCCGACGGACTCTTCGGCCCGGCCTGGACCATCCCGGGCCAGGGCGACGCGCAGGTGGCCGCGTGCCTGGAGCTGTTGGCCGCCAACGGATACCAGGGGGCGCTGTCGATCGAGCCGCACCTGAACCTGGTCCCGCACTCCGACGGCGGCGGCACGGGCTCGGCCGACGGCTTCATCGCGGCCGGGCTGGCGCTGGAGTCGCTCCTCTTCGATGCGGACCGCTGA
- a CDS encoding NAD(P)/FAD-dependent oxidoreductase, with protein sequence MRRVIVAGGSLAGLLAARVLHDVADEVVVVEPDDLPDSAANRAGTPHGDQFHVLLGLAQQLFAHWFPTLFDRLALDGAVGYSHAETRMFVDGRMRLPVPGDPLMPIMRPLLEWHVRGDVLKLPKVRLVRDRVVGLTAGLGRVDGVRLASRASVGTADLVIDATGRSSRLGDWLLRLDFAPPPKRRMDLDLGYATTLYRRFPEQRLDDLVAVHSLRSAGSAEPGVSVVAPAGPDRWICTVSAYGAQRPGRSAEEFRARCEREPAAGFAALARECEPAGPVSVYRYPHSVRRDFHELRRFPEGLVPVGDAVASFNPVYGQGMPSAALHASALGAWLASGEDVHGYFRRLRVLVDAAWQTSVVADLALPHLRADRPRGHRLMRAVSEAIDRATLTDPIVARRFLDVVNLRAHPRTLLHPTLLARAFLAPTPTRAPRVQHPEPRVAPSRH encoded by the coding sequence ATGAGGCGGGTGATCGTCGCGGGCGGCAGCCTCGCCGGTCTGCTCGCCGCGCGGGTGCTGCACGACGTCGCCGACGAGGTCGTGGTCGTCGAACCGGACGACCTGCCCGACAGTGCGGCCAACCGGGCGGGCACGCCGCACGGCGACCAGTTCCACGTGCTGCTCGGCCTGGCGCAACAGCTGTTCGCGCACTGGTTCCCGACGCTGTTCGACCGGCTCGCGCTGGACGGCGCGGTGGGGTACTCCCACGCCGAGACCCGGATGTTCGTCGACGGCCGGATGCGGCTGCCGGTGCCTGGTGACCCGCTGATGCCGATCATGCGGCCGCTGCTGGAATGGCATGTGCGCGGCGACGTGCTCAAGCTGCCGAAGGTGCGGCTGGTCCGCGACCGGGTGGTCGGCCTGACAGCCGGACTGGGCCGGGTGGACGGTGTCCGCCTCGCATCAAGGGCAAGCGTCGGCACCGCCGACCTCGTCATCGACGCCACCGGGCGGTCGTCCCGCCTGGGCGACTGGCTGCTGCGGCTGGACTTCGCCCCACCGCCGAAGCGGCGGATGGACCTCGACCTCGGCTACGCGACCACGCTGTACCGCCGATTCCCGGAACAGCGCCTCGACGACCTGGTGGCCGTCCACTCGCTGCGGTCGGCGGGGTCAGCTGAGCCTGGGGTGAGCGTGGTCGCCCCGGCGGGCCCCGACCGGTGGATCTGCACGGTGTCCGCCTACGGCGCGCAGCGGCCGGGCCGGTCGGCGGAGGAGTTCCGGGCCCGCTGCGAACGCGAGCCCGCGGCCGGGTTCGCCGCGCTGGCAAGGGAATGCGAGCCTGCGGGGCCGGTGTCGGTCTACCGGTACCCGCACAGCGTGCGGCGGGACTTCCATGAGCTGCGCCGGTTCCCCGAGGGTCTGGTGCCGGTGGGTGACGCGGTGGCGTCGTTCAACCCGGTGTACGGGCAGGGAATGCCGTCGGCGGCCTTGCACGCCTCGGCTCTGGGCGCGTGGCTGGCTTCCGGTGAGGACGTCCACGGCTACTTCCGCAGGCTGCGGGTGCTGGTGGACGCCGCTTGGCAGACCTCCGTGGTCGCCGATCTCGCCCTCCCCCACCTGCGCGCCGACCGCCCACGCGGCCACCGACTGATGCGTGCGGTGAGCGAGGCCATCGACCGCGCCACCCTGACCGACCCGATCGTGGCCCGCCGCTTCCTCGACGTGGTCAACCTGCGCGCCCACCCCCGCACCCTCCTCCACCCCACCCTCCTAGCCCGCGCCTTCCTAGCCCCCACCCCCACCCGAGCCCCGCGAGTCCAACACCCAGAACCGCGAGTCGCCCCTTCCCGACACTGA
- a CDS encoding DegT/DnrJ/EryC1/StrS family aminotransferase, translating to MEHAATFADPAAAQAPGAGGTVPFFTQAASFADLWPLTEANLNAVIDRGKYSHGHLVAEFESVLAERIGAAHVIGVNSGTDALVLLLRAAGLGPGDEVVVPAFSFVASASSVALAHGRPAFADIDPVTYGIDPASAADAITDRTRMIMPVHLFSQLADMAAITEVAEQYALTVVEDSAEAIGMRWDGVHAGLLGIGGVLSFFPTKTLGALGDAGAVITNDDRIAETAAALRHHGRYGRTIDHFPGISNETVLPGLNSKMDDFQAAILLAKLTRLDADIARRAELAAAYTERLTGCPGVRRLPTVVEREVKTDAVFYVYLIEVERRDELVAHLAANGVTTETYYPVPLHRQPCFAELGHRAGEFPNAEAACAHAVALPLYPDLAERQVDRVCELIRAFYSGSRP from the coding sequence ATGGAGCACGCCGCGACCTTCGCGGATCCCGCCGCCGCGCAGGCCCCCGGCGCAGGCGGCACCGTCCCGTTCTTCACCCAGGCCGCGTCGTTCGCGGACCTGTGGCCGCTCACCGAGGCCAACCTCAACGCGGTCATCGACCGGGGCAAGTACTCCCACGGCCACCTCGTCGCCGAGTTCGAGTCGGTGCTCGCCGAGCGCATCGGCGCCGCGCACGTCATCGGAGTCAACTCCGGCACCGACGCCCTCGTCCTGCTCCTGCGCGCCGCGGGCCTCGGCCCGGGCGACGAGGTCGTCGTCCCCGCGTTCAGCTTCGTCGCGTCGGCGTCCTCGGTGGCACTCGCCCACGGGCGGCCCGCCTTCGCCGACATCGACCCGGTGACCTACGGCATCGATCCGGCCTCGGCGGCCGACGCCATCACCGACCGCACCCGGATGATCATGCCGGTGCACCTGTTCAGCCAGCTCGCCGACATGGCCGCGATCACGGAGGTCGCCGAGCAGTACGCGCTGACCGTCGTCGAGGACAGCGCCGAGGCGATCGGCATGCGCTGGGACGGCGTGCACGCGGGGCTGCTCGGCATCGGCGGTGTGCTGTCCTTCTTCCCGACCAAGACCCTCGGCGCGCTGGGCGACGCGGGCGCGGTCATCACCAACGACGACCGGATCGCCGAGACCGCCGCCGCGCTGCGCCACCACGGGCGGTACGGCCGCACGATCGATCACTTCCCCGGCATCAGCAACGAGACCGTGCTGCCCGGCCTCAACAGCAAGATGGACGACTTCCAGGCCGCCATCCTGCTCGCCAAGCTGACCCGGCTCGACGCCGACATCGCCCGCCGCGCCGAACTCGCCGCGGCCTACACCGAGCGGCTCACCGGCTGCCCCGGCGTGCGCAGGCTGCCGACCGTGGTCGAGCGCGAGGTCAAGACCGACGCGGTGTTCTACGTCTACCTGATCGAGGTCGAGCGGCGCGACGAGCTGGTCGCGCACCTCGCCGCGAACGGTGTCACCACCGAGACGTACTACCCCGTCCCGCTGCACCGCCAGCCGTGCTTCGCCGAGTTGGGCCACCGGGCGGGCGAGTTCCCCAACGCCGAAGCCGCCTGCGCCCACGCCGTCGCGCTGCCGCTCTACCCGGACCTGGCCGAGCGCCAGGTCGACCGGGTGTGCGAGCTGATCCGGGCCTTCTACAGCGGGAGCAGGCCGTGA
- a CDS encoding Gfo/Idh/MocA family protein: MRIGVVGIGVISRFYLAVLRESGPLSLGAVCDVRPEALAPYRDEVPCWSDHRAMMAAGGLDAVVVTVPNDRHAPVCHDLLDAGLPVCVEKPLAITLDDGRALAELAAARAAVLFTAFHRRYNARVRALLDGLPGDVPIESVRVRYLERIEDHVGDDRWYLDPARCGGGCVADNGPNAFDLARLFLGPLSLSDVDVRRDEAGVDRQAEIRLTAASGAEAVVELDWSHEGETKDIEVRLADGTVRRADMLTGFPGLKQSLWHEYSGVLKDFARAVHVGGEDDAGLSALELVDAVYRAELSVRGR, translated from the coding sequence ATGCGGATCGGTGTCGTGGGAATCGGGGTGATCTCCCGGTTCTACCTGGCGGTGCTGCGCGAGAGCGGGCCGTTGAGCCTGGGCGCGGTGTGCGACGTGCGGCCGGAGGCGCTGGCGCCCTACCGCGACGAGGTGCCGTGCTGGTCCGACCACCGCGCCATGATGGCCGCGGGCGGGCTGGACGCCGTCGTGGTCACCGTGCCCAACGACCGGCACGCCCCGGTGTGCCACGACCTGCTCGACGCGGGACTGCCGGTGTGCGTGGAGAAACCCCTCGCCATCACCCTCGACGACGGCCGCGCGTTGGCTGAGCTCGCCGCCGCCCGCGCGGCCGTGCTGTTCACGGCGTTCCACCGGCGCTACAACGCGCGGGTGCGGGCGCTGCTCGACGGACTCCCCGGCGACGTCCCGATCGAGTCCGTGCGGGTGCGGTACCTCGAACGCATCGAGGACCATGTGGGAGACGACCGCTGGTACCTCGACCCGGCACGCTGCGGCGGCGGGTGCGTGGCCGACAACGGGCCCAACGCCTTCGACCTCGCCCGCCTGTTCCTCGGCCCGCTCAGCCTGTCCGACGTCGATGTCCGGCGCGACGAGGCCGGGGTGGACCGGCAGGCGGAGATCCGGCTCACCGCGGCGTCCGGGGCCGAGGCGGTCGTGGAACTCGACTGGAGCCACGAGGGCGAGACGAAGGACATCGAGGTGCGGCTCGCCGACGGCACCGTGCGCCGGGCGGACATGCTCACCGGGTTCCCCGGGTTAAAGCAGTCGCTGTGGCACGAGTACTCCGGGGTGCTTAAGGACTTCGCCCGCGCGGTGCACGTCGGCGGCGAGGACGACGCGGGCCTGTCCGCCCTGGAACTGGTCGACGCCGTGTACCGCGCCGAGCTGAGTGTGAGGGGCCGTTGA
- a CDS encoding Gfo/Idh/MocA family oxidoreductase — MLGTLVVGLGRAGTELHLPVLRRLRPDAPVVVFDPHRTARTDGVTVADSLPHAARLIDPANTVVHLCTPPSARVAPLTALAELGFRRVLVEKPLAADDRDLREVLALREAARLDLLPVGQWRASELTRRLASILRERRLGRPRSITIVQSKPRFARTALGDEHPSAFDVEVPHSVLLALLLAGPAEVLGAHCSDMLLGDEVYPALGGAVLRLSHASGVRTEIRTDLTSPIRERKVTIDLDGGTVVGHFAVSAADDHAQLRVSTQGQQLRSVFRDDSLGAFLAHAYRHFAGEDRITDEPDTGAAVVELISAAKRLSGVAVPEGASR; from the coding sequence ATGCTGGGCACGCTCGTCGTGGGACTCGGTCGAGCGGGGACGGAGCTGCACCTGCCGGTGCTGCGCCGGCTGCGCCCCGACGCTCCCGTGGTCGTCTTCGACCCCCACCGGACGGCACGGACCGACGGTGTCACCGTCGCCGACTCGCTGCCGCACGCCGCCCGGCTCATCGACCCCGCGAACACGGTCGTGCACCTGTGCACCCCGCCGTCGGCCCGGGTCGCCCCGCTGACCGCGCTCGCCGAGTTGGGCTTCCGCCGGGTGCTGGTCGAGAAGCCGCTCGCCGCCGACGACCGCGACCTGCGTGAGGTGCTGGCGCTGCGCGAGGCCGCGCGCCTGGACCTGCTGCCGGTCGGCCAGTGGCGGGCCAGCGAACTGACCAGGCGGCTGGCCTCGATCCTGCGCGAGCGCAGGCTGGGCAGGCCTCGGTCGATCACCATCGTGCAGAGCAAGCCCCGGTTCGCCCGCACCGCGCTGGGCGACGAGCACCCCAGCGCGTTCGACGTCGAAGTGCCGCACTCGGTGCTGCTGGCGCTGCTGCTCGCCGGTCCGGCCGAGGTCCTCGGCGCGCACTGCTCGGACATGCTCCTCGGGGATGAGGTGTACCCCGCGCTCGGCGGGGCCGTGCTGCGGCTGAGCCACGCCAGTGGCGTGCGCACCGAGATCCGCACCGACCTCACGTCCCCGATCCGCGAGCGGAAGGTCACCATCGACCTCGACGGCGGCACGGTGGTCGGCCACTTCGCGGTGAGCGCCGCCGACGACCACGCGCAGCTGCGGGTCAGCACCCAGGGCCAGCAGCTGCGCTCGGTGTTCCGCGACGACTCACTCGGCGCGTTCCTCGCCCACGCCTACCGGCACTTCGCCGGCGAGGACCGCATCACCGACGAACCCGACACCGGCGCCGCGGTCGTGGAGCTGATCAGCGCCGCGAAACGGCTCTCCGGAGTGGCCGTGCCGGAAGGGGCGAGCCGGTGA
- a CDS encoding M20/M25/M40 family metallo-hydrolase: MRTADVAELTDADHKLLVRLLELPTAGPLETAEPARLWDAQFAYAESAPEFEVLHHAPADLSELRKPDVPATVREAARHAGFLDGQPNLVLRLGRERPRARTVMFNVHLDTVSGMEPVSFDGEVFRGRGAIDAKGPAVALLAGIRDAAARDPRIGGDVSVLVQAVSGEEGGAMGTFGTRPLVERGYFGALNVFCEPTGLRYLPRATASATARVRVEGFGAIDDRPGDGHNATVLLGFLAQHLAAELRGDEDGHACIAGLHTGTAHNRVYGSGELLVNLAYATESAGARLTGTLDHAVAGGVERFGALFADQPEFARTAAEARSVTTVDWIKRGLPTLSGAAPGLDAIMAAAGVPRWPDHEPAFTCDAIWMSGVPGTATAVLGPGDLAANNAHAEGEFAALADLSAFAAQVSRVLLAFADAPTGTEPDDRP; encoded by the coding sequence ATGCGGACCGCTGACGTGGCCGAGTTGACCGACGCCGACCACAAGCTGTTGGTGCGGCTGCTGGAGCTGCCCACGGCCGGTCCGCTGGAGACCGCCGAGCCCGCCCGGCTGTGGGACGCCCAGTTCGCCTACGCCGAGTCCGCGCCCGAGTTCGAGGTCCTGCACCACGCGCCGGCGGATCTGTCAGAGCTGCGCAAGCCGGACGTCCCGGCCACAGTGCGCGAGGCCGCGCGGCACGCCGGGTTCCTCGACGGGCAGCCGAACCTGGTTCTGCGGCTGGGCCGTGAGCGACCACGCGCGCGAACGGTGATGTTCAACGTGCACCTCGACACCGTCTCCGGCATGGAGCCGGTGTCGTTCGACGGCGAGGTGTTCCGCGGCCGCGGCGCGATCGACGCGAAGGGGCCCGCGGTGGCGCTGCTCGCGGGCATCCGCGACGCCGCCGCGCGCGACCCGCGCATCGGCGGCGACGTGTCGGTTCTGGTCCAGGCCGTGTCGGGCGAGGAGGGCGGCGCGATGGGCACCTTTGGCACCCGGCCGCTCGTCGAGCGCGGCTACTTCGGCGCCCTCAACGTGTTCTGCGAGCCGACCGGCCTGCGCTACCTGCCGCGCGCCACCGCGTCGGCCACCGCCCGGGTCCGGGTCGAGGGGTTCGGCGCGATCGACGACCGACCGGGCGACGGGCACAACGCGACCGTGTTGCTCGGGTTCCTGGCCCAGCACCTCGCCGCCGAGCTGCGCGGCGACGAGGACGGGCACGCCTGCATCGCGGGCCTGCACACCGGCACGGCGCACAACCGCGTCTACGGCTCGGGCGAGCTGCTGGTGAACCTGGCCTACGCCACCGAGTCCGCGGGCGCCCGGCTCACCGGCACACTCGACCACGCGGTCGCGGGCGGGGTGGAGCGGTTCGGCGCCCTGTTCGCCGACCAGCCGGAGTTCGCCCGCACGGCCGCCGAAGCCCGTTCGGTGACCACAGTGGACTGGATCAAGCGCGGGCTGCCGACGCTGTCGGGCGCCGCGCCCGGTCTCGACGCGATCATGGCCGCCGCAGGCGTGCCGCGTTGGCCGGACCACGAGCCCGCGTTCACGTGTGACGCCATCTGGATGTCCGGGGTGCCCGGCACCGCCACCGCGGTGCTCGGCCCCGGCGACCTGGCCGCCAACAACGCGCACGCCGAAGGCGAATTCGCCGCGCTGGCCGACCTGTCGGCGTTCGCCGCGCAGGTATCGCGGGTGCTGCTCGCCTTCGCCGATGCCCCGACCGGAACGGAACCCGATGACCGACCTTGA
- a CDS encoding DUF3050 domain-containing protein: MSRYDWALSHPGIDRIRATIEPIRTEVARHPIYRRMSTTGDVAVFMAHHVFAVWDFMSLLKSLQRELTCVEVPWVPTTQPISRRLINDIVLVEESDEFGEGYVSHFELYRHAMARAGADTGPIDAFLDQLRAGVDVATSLVKAGVPEPAADFVRSTWQVITEAPVHCQAAAFAFGREDLIPEMFDQVVAAGGGRLDLFGEYLVRHIEVDGEQHTPMAMQMVADLCGPDGAKWSECARTLVGVLRARVRLWDGICAALDRQQTSAATIA, from the coding sequence ATGAGTCGTTACGACTGGGCACTGTCGCATCCGGGGATCGACCGTATTCGCGCGACGATCGAGCCGATACGCACCGAAGTGGCCCGTCACCCGATTTACCGTCGGATGTCCACGACGGGGGACGTCGCAGTGTTCATGGCTCACCACGTGTTCGCGGTGTGGGATTTCATGTCGCTGCTCAAGAGCCTGCAGCGCGAACTCACGTGCGTCGAGGTGCCGTGGGTGCCGACGACGCAGCCGATCAGCAGGCGGCTCATCAACGACATCGTGCTGGTCGAGGAGAGCGACGAGTTCGGCGAGGGGTATGTCAGCCACTTCGAGCTCTACCGGCACGCGATGGCGCGGGCGGGTGCCGACACGGGGCCGATCGACGCCTTCCTCGACCAGCTGCGCGCCGGTGTCGACGTGGCGACGTCGCTGGTCAAGGCGGGTGTGCCGGAGCCCGCGGCCGACTTCGTCCGGTCGACCTGGCAGGTGATCACCGAGGCCCCGGTGCACTGCCAGGCGGCCGCGTTCGCGTTCGGCCGGGAGGACCTGATCCCCGAGATGTTCGACCAGGTGGTCGCCGCCGGGGGTGGTCGGCTGGACCTGTTCGGCGAGTACCTGGTGCGCCACATCGAGGTCGACGGCGAGCAGCACACGCCGATGGCGATGCAGATGGTCGCCGACCTGTGCGGCCCCGACGGCGCGAAATGGAGCGAGTGCGCGCGCACGCTTGTCGGGGTGCTGCGGGCCCGGGTCCGGCTTTGGGACGGGATCTGCGCGGCGCTTGACCGACAGCAGACGAGTGCCGCGACAATTGCGTGA
- a CDS encoding EF-hand domain-containing protein: MTASVQDTRLKRRFELWDSNGDGTIDRSDYETEARRILKAFGEQETSPKGRALLSAYLGMWDKLATQAKVGAQGKVTLQQFTDVSEREIVEGGDAGFDRNLRPTIEAIVNMCDTDGDGEVNPAEFKRWMKAVGVDERQADSAFRQIDSSGNGQLTVEELVTAVRDYHQGVNDIPLLGR, translated from the coding sequence GTGACCGCTAGCGTCCAGGACACCCGCCTGAAGCGTCGTTTCGAGCTGTGGGACAGCAACGGAGACGGCACGATCGACAGGTCGGACTATGAGACCGAAGCGCGTCGAATCCTCAAGGCCTTCGGTGAGCAGGAGACCTCACCCAAGGGGCGCGCGCTGCTGTCGGCATACCTCGGTATGTGGGACAAGCTCGCCACCCAGGCCAAGGTCGGCGCCCAGGGGAAGGTCACCCTGCAGCAGTTCACCGATGTCTCGGAGCGCGAGATCGTCGAGGGCGGCGACGCGGGCTTCGACCGCAACCTGCGCCCGACCATCGAGGCCATCGTCAACATGTGCGACACCGACGGCGACGGCGAGGTCAACCCGGCCGAGTTCAAGCGCTGGATGAAGGCCGTCGGCGTGGACGAGCGCCAGGCCGACTCGGCGTTCCGGCAGATCGACTCCAGTGGCAACGGTCAGTTGACCGTCGAGGAGCTGGTCACCGCTGTCCGCGACTATCACCAGGGCGTGAACGACATTCCGCTGCTGGGCCGCTGA
- a CDS encoding DegT/DnrJ/EryC1/StrS family aminotransferase, protein MTLPFFPPDLFDDDRELLLDTVRRVGLAEEQKFILGERTARFEEALREQIGAADVVACGSGTTALMLVLRSMDIGPGDEVVVPAFGCAPLAASVVNVGATPVFADVHPWTMVVEPYEVEQAITGRTAAIMPAHMFSVMADMPTMRSLAERHDVRLIEDSAVAQGGVLDGIPAGRWGEAGVFSFVQVKTFGSIGEGGAVVTDDEEIGQRVRMLRNHGQDGKQRFVHHFVGFNSRFDEIMAEFQLHRLAGLAARLERRAQIADYYTERFSGLVERGIQPPPTGREGRCFYVYSLLADRRDELKRHLTEHGVGTHVYYPSPLPAQPAFAEYAPPGRFWPHAELASSRILALPIYPHLTDAQVEHVADAVCAFPGGRP, encoded by the coding sequence GTGACCCTTCCCTTCTTCCCGCCCGACCTGTTCGACGACGACCGCGAGCTGCTGCTCGACACCGTGCGCCGGGTCGGGCTGGCTGAGGAGCAGAAGTTCATCCTCGGCGAGCGCACCGCCCGGTTCGAGGAGGCGCTGCGCGAGCAGATCGGCGCGGCCGACGTGGTGGCCTGCGGCAGCGGCACGACCGCGCTGATGCTGGTGCTGCGCTCGATGGACATCGGGCCGGGCGACGAGGTCGTCGTGCCCGCGTTCGGCTGCGCGCCGCTGGCCGCGTCGGTGGTCAACGTCGGCGCGACACCGGTGTTCGCCGACGTGCACCCGTGGACGATGGTGGTCGAGCCCTACGAGGTCGAGCAGGCGATCACCGGCCGGACCGCGGCGATCATGCCCGCGCACATGTTCTCGGTGATGGCCGACATGCCGACCATGCGCTCGCTGGCCGAGCGACACGACGTGCGGCTGATCGAGGACTCGGCGGTCGCCCAGGGCGGTGTCCTGGACGGAATCCCCGCAGGCCGCTGGGGCGAGGCGGGCGTGTTCTCGTTCGTGCAGGTCAAGACCTTCGGCTCGATCGGCGAGGGCGGCGCGGTCGTCACCGACGACGAGGAGATCGGGCAGCGGGTGCGGATGCTGCGCAACCACGGCCAGGACGGCAAACAGCGGTTCGTGCACCACTTCGTCGGCTTCAACAGCCGGTTCGACGAGATCATGGCCGAGTTCCAGCTGCACCGGCTGGCCGGTCTGGCGGCCAGGCTCGAACGCCGCGCGCAGATCGCCGACTACTACACCGAGCGGTTCAGCGGACTGGTCGAGCGCGGGATCCAGCCGCCGCCCACCGGCCGCGAGGGCCGCTGCTTCTACGTCTACTCGCTGCTCGCCGACCGCCGCGACGAACTCAAGCGCCACCTCACCGAGCACGGCGTCGGCACGCACGTCTACTACCCGTCGCCGCTGCCCGCGCAGCCCGCGTTCGCCGAGTACGCGCCGCCCGGGCGGTTCTGGCCGCACGCCGAGCTGGCCAGCTCCCGGATCCTGGCGCTGCC